The Triplophysa dalaica isolate WHDGS20190420 chromosome 20, ASM1584641v1, whole genome shotgun sequence genome segment TTTATACACATATCCTTAGTTCTCTCAGCATTCAAAAGTAGCCCGGCATCTTGACACCATCCtgcaaaataatcaataatagGCCTGTGGTCCTCTTCCTCTCCAACTAACAAACTTACTGTAACTGTATCATCAGCGAATTTCAACATGGCCACCAGATGAACAGTCTAAACATTTTCCCTATGTCAACTATTAGGCTTTATTGTAATATACAACAGTGTCTGCATTATAAAATGTTGCATgctgtttgttgtattttctcATGGGTAACATAGAAATGATTTTGTACATTAAacttcacataaacacaaagaataTATAACAAGAACATGTTACAAACAACAAAAGCTAATGTCTTGGTACCAGAATTTCGAGCCCACTGCATGGTAGCTAAAAGTGGTAAAACTGCAGGTATTTGGAAAACTAAAAGTGTatactacaaataaaatatttgttatcaCAGTCAAAGTCAGTGCACACCTACCTCAGCTCTTCAAGGTTACAATTTGGGTTTGCCAGCAAACCAGGAAACACCTTAACTCCTAAATCCCAGAGTTTATTATGACTCAGGTCCAGTCTTTTAAGGTGGCAGGGTTTTGAACTCAAAGCAGACTCGATGAAAGCACAGGCCTCCTTTGTGACCCCACATTTTTGAATCCTGTAATTGACATTGAGAAGCTCTTGATAAATGTAAACCAAGTAAAGAATATATTCAGGGGCTGGCAACACCTTTCACTATGACTCGTGGTTTGAACTATTTGAAAAGCCAGTTCTGCCCTGTTCTATGCCACACTACACTGGAAAATTAACATGCCTGTGCTATTCATTCAGATGGCAAAGCTAATTGGTTTGTGGTTTAGTAAGAGAAAACCAACAGTTTTATCAAGTTTTGAGCtatgaatttaattaaaaactaaagACAGAAGGAGAAGGAATTACCACCAGATTTCAACACATACAGACCTAAGAGTCTCCAATCTACAGTCAGGCAGCAAACCAAGAATCTTGGTTACTGCTTCATTTCCAAATTCATTGTGGCTCAGGTCCAGCTCTTTAAGGTGTGATGGGTTTGACTTAATAGCAGATACAAGGTCTAAGCAGCTGTTTCTTCTGAGTCCACAAAACTCCAGCctagaacaacaacattaagaaaaacaaCCATTTACCAATTATATTATGATATAATCAAATGTATGCTAGTCTACAATATTGTACTTTACTTCAGTATCTCCAGTTTGCAGCATGGATTCTGCAGTCCAGAGCAAAGATATTTCACACCTTTGTCTTGAAGGTCATTGAAACTAATGTCCAGTTCTCTCAGAACATTGGGATTTGATTCGAGAATTGAAGCCAGTGCTAAACAGCCTGTCTTTGTCAGGTTGCAGTCAGTCAATCTAGGAATTGGAACACACAAGTAAAACCTAAAATTCCTTAAAAAAGGACCATTGATGTTCAATGTAAAGAAGATTTAGTGGTAATTACATGGCGGTCCGGCTGGCCTGGATCACAGGTTGAAGCTTTGAAAGACAAGTATCTGATTTGAAAAATTGCCTCAAGTCAAAAATCTCCAGTCCCTCATCACTAGTAAGCAACACAAACACCAAAGCCGACCACTGTGCATGTGAAAGTTCCTCAGAAGAAAGTCTTCCGGATTGAAGGTACGTTTGGATTTCCTTGACAAGAGAATGGTCATTCAATTCGTTGAGACAGTGGAAAAGATTGATGGACCTCTCTGGGCTAAGACCAGGCCCCAGCTTTTCCTTTATGAATCTGACAGTGTTTTCATTGTTGTGTGTGCTGTTTCCAATTTGAATTGAAAGATGAGGAAACAAAGTCTCACTGCGTCCCTGAGAAAGGCCAAGGAGGAATCGGAGGAATAGGTCAAAATGGCCATTCATTGACTCTAAAGCCTGATTTATAGCACTCTTGTGTAGGTCAAACAGTGTCGAGGACACACAAAGCTCTCCTAGATCTGTGTTTTGGGATGTCAGCTGGATTTCATCACCCATGGGGTTTTGAGTTGTAAACCAGTAAAGGTGGACAAATAAAGCTGCAAGATACTCTTGGAAACTCAGATGCACAAAGCAAAAGACTTTCCGTTGGTATTATCCAAATTCCTCTCTGAAAATCTGGGTGCACAGTCCTGAGTATAGTGACGCATCTTTGACATCAATGCCACACTCTCGCAGGTCTTCTTCATAGAAGATCACATGACCTTTCCTCAGCTGCTGGAAGGCCAGCTTTCCAAGCAAAAGAATGTTCTTTCTGCTCAAGCACGGGTCAGACTGATGTCCTTCCCTGTACTTTTCTTTCATCTGTAGTGTCTGGAAAATCAGGAAGTGTGTATACATTTCAGTTAGAGACTTAGGGATTTGGTTGCTCTCTGCTTCACCCAACATTCTCCCTAGAACAGTTgctgaaatccagcagaagactgggatgtgacacatgatgtacagACTCCTGGATgatttcatgtgtgtgatgattcgACTGGCCAGACTTTGGTCACTTATTTTCTTCATGAAATACTCATCCTTCTGAGGGTCATTAAAGCCACAGACCTCTGTCACTTGATCGATGAACTCAGaaggaatctgattggctgctgctggtcgAGAGGTGATCCAGATCAATGCAGAAGGAAGCAGTTTGCCCTGGATGAGATTGGTCAGCAGTGCATCCACCGAGGCTACCACGGTGTTCTGTGTGCATCTTCTGTTGTTCACAAAATCAAGAGGTAGCCGACACTCATCCAGCCCATCaaagatgaaaatgacattgtAGTTTTCAAGATTTGAAAGTTTTAATCCGTTGATTTCTTTAAAGAAGAAATGAAGAAGCTGCTCCAATGTGTACTGTGTTTTGCTAATCAGATTCAGCTCTCTTAATGGCAGTGGAAATATGAAGTGAACGTCCCGATTTGCTTTTCCTTCAGCCCAGTCAAGGATGAACTTCTGCACAGCGACAgtttttccaattccagcgACTCCTTTTGTCAGCACACATCTGATGGGTTTGTCTTGTCCAGGTAAGGCTTTGAAGATGTCATTgcatttgatttgtgtttccTGTGTTTCAGGTCTCCTACGTACTGTCTCGATCTGTCTCACTTCATGCTCATTATTCACCTCTCCACTCCCTCCCTCTGTGATGTACAGCTCTGTGTAGATCTTATTGAGAAGGGTTGGATTTCCTTGCTTAGCAATTCCTTCAAATACACATTGGCTCCTGCTCTTCAAACTGGACTTAAGCTTTTGCTGATATGCTGAAATTTGAACTGCAAATACAGACAATTTGTTATACACCTAGTACAGGTCTTTGCACATTCAGCccgaaattttcgtatgcgtttttttTGTAGTCATCATTCTAAAAATATGTAATGCACAGACACCTTGCACACTGAGTCCGATGCGTATTAATTAATCTGTTGCGAGAAAAATCACAACACAATACAGCCTTGCGCTGCTTTTGCTCTGCCTCACTCCTTACATCCCTTGATTCTCTCCATTGACAGTACCTCGCTAGGTAGGCTGTCCTCACTCTCTGCCTGCATTTTCTTGCATACCTGTCAACACTCCTGTTTTGGCTTGGACTCTCCCGCTTTTCACACCGATTATTACCCATTTCACAGCCACTATCCATTAGTTTAGTTATTTCTCCCGTATTTCAGTTTCTCCAGTAAAGGCAATCGTGAAGGGGCTGAAAGAGACCGCAAACAGCCCCGGGAACCCCGAAACCCCTTGGGTCTCTCAGATTTTGTTAACGTTATCCAAATGTTGAGGTCTTCTTGTGTTTGGCACCGTGGCTAGAAAATCAGTACATACAATACTGTTATCAAGCTGTTCCGCAAAGTTTATTTGCCGCACTCTCTTTGCATTCTACGTCTTTGTAATCCACAATATGTTTCTCATACAGTACTTTGTGCTGCAAGACGAAGTAGACTCAGACGCTATCCTGGTTTTGGCGCTCGCTTGTACGGGGTCCGATTTGTCAAAACTCCTCTCAAAATGCTtcctacggatgcgaaaaatcTGAAAATCGAACCCGGTCCggattttttttatgacggacgaaaacATTGTAGACAGTGTgaaaatgtgattgacacaacccGAGGtcgtatttatattttaacgtGCAAAGATTTCAtacgcaaatttcggactccATGCACAATGACCTTCAATCTAccttctattttttatttacagaaatactAACATTGAAGTAGCTTGTCGACAAGGCTGTGCTCTTTCATGCTCTTCAGAATGTGTATTGTGATCTTGACCGCAGATTCCTTGGCTTCGATAGCATTCTCCTCATCCTCTGGTTGACTCTCCACATACTCTGTGTGATCTGGATGTAGTATCGTGCAGATTTTTCTGAGCTCCTTCCTCACAAAAGACAGGACTTTCTTTTCAAGTTgctgcaaaataaaaagttaggtaacactttataataactgcacgctatgaatcattagttaagcatcagtacatagttaattaatcatttatgaagcattggccccacattaatagacattagtaagcagtttataaatacagctacaaatgctttgttcttgattgataagcatgtatataacatgcttaataatcaaattttcatactttattaaggatgaattcatcatttctaaattaaggattacattacttacaaaccagttagttaggagttcagtggttcatgagatcatttaaaaagtgtaagtaaatgattaataaactctttgaatgcacatttatacatcttattattctgacatatagtaacagttacttaatttgttaataaatgcttttttaacacacattcctgctgtaattcatgatcaattaaggtagttataaaacatttactagttgtcagttaactatttttgtgagctcatctaaagtgaggactatttATGCCTTGTGAAgcgtttacaaatgagagttaaaggatcagttatcttctaaacagaaataggaaaaacacaacaaagagggatacagaacatagaaatatttatttcaagaaattaaactgtacaactgtacatattaatgaatataaagcgatttaatgtaaaataaaaaataaacctctgcaaaattaaaattgtacaaccaaacatataaattaacattaaatgaattgatataaaatgaaaaataaacttctgaaaaaatgtaattcctggacacctccagaaaaaatataactgtgaagtgatatgcaactctcatttgtaaatgctttacaaggcatacatagtcctcactttagatgagctcacaaaaaatagttatctaacaactagtaaatgttttataactaccttaattaatcatgaattacagcacaatgtgtgttaaaaaagcatttattaacaaattaagtaactgttactatatgtcagaataataaaatgtataaatgtgcattcaaagagtttattaatcatttacttacactttctaaatgatctcatgaaccactgacaactcctaactaactggtttgtaagtaatgtaatccttaatttagaaatgatgaattcatccttaataaagtatgaaaatttgattattaagcatattatatacatgcttatcaaccaagaacaaagcatttatagctgtatttataaactgcttactaatgtctattaatgtggggccaatgcttcataaatgattaattaactatgtactgatgcttaactaatgattcatagcgtgcagttattataaagtgttaccaaaagttatttgtttatgttataaTTTAGAATTTGATGATATTAACATTTGatcataattttatatttaacatttatattaacatagTGTAAGAATTTTAAATAACTCAATTGCACTTAGCTAACCCTCAATACAGCAGGAACGGACGTGTGCTGTTTTGGCACAGAATgactgaaaacaaaataaaacagaactaaatttcaacaaataaatgatgaaaacttatcttttataactttttataattaTCT includes the following:
- the LOC130409338 gene encoding LOW QUALITY PROTEIN: NACHT, LRR and PYD domains-containing protein 12-like (The sequence of the model RefSeq protein was modified relative to this genomic sequence to represent the inferred CDS: substituted 1 base at 1 genomic stop codon) is translated as MMSHLAIKTPHLQKLKHPMKQRAGSSVFSSCISMKSDASMFPPIKFQKEEQGFQEEKLGSSADSCVSVQSKWSIDSPTNFQTAASSTRQSHSVPKQHTSVPAVLRQLEKKVLSFVRKELRKICTILHPDHTEYVESQPEDEENAIEAKESAVKITIHILKSMKEHSLVDKLLQFQISAYQQKLKSSLKSRSQCVFEGIAKQGNPTLLNKIYTELYITEGGSGEVNNEHEVRQIETVRRRPETQETQIKCNDIFKALPGQDKPIRCVLTKGVAGIGKTVAVQKFILDWAEGKANRDVHFIFPLPLRELNLISKTQYTLEQLLHFFFKEINGLKLSNLENYNVIFIFDGLDECRLPLDFVNNRRCTQNTVVASVDALLTNLIQGKLLPSALIWITSRPAAANQIPSEFIDQVTEVCGFNDPQKDEYFMKKISDQSLASRIITHMKSSRSLYIMCHIPVFCWISATVLGRMLGEAESNQIPKSLTEMYTHFLIFQTLQMKEKYREGHQSDPCLSRKNILLLGKLAFQQLRKGHVIFYEEDLRECGIDVKDASLYSGLCTQIFREEFGXYQRKVFCFVHLSFQEYLAALFVHLYWFTTQNPMGDEIQLTSQNTDLGELCVSSTLFDLHKSAINQALESMNGHFDLFLRFLLGLSQGRSETLFPHLSIQIGNSTHNNENTVRFIKEKLGPGLSPERSINLFHCLNELNDHSLVKEIQTYLQSGRLSSEELSHAQWSALVFVLLTSDEGLEIFDLRQFFKSDTCLSKLQPVIQASRTAILTDCNLTKTGCLALASILESNPNVLRELDISFNDLQDKGVKYLCSGLQNPCCKLEILKLEFCGLRRNSCLDLVSAIKSNPSHLKELDLSHNEFGNEAVTKILGLLPDCRLETLRIQKCGVTKEACAFIESALSSKPCHLKRLDLSHNKLWDLGVKVFPGLLANPNCNLEELRLEECNMTSESCELRLEESRLRALDLSDNNLRDIGVKKIVNSLKNPLCKLEKLRLSHCRLNDKGFSSLASGMRLNPFSLKELDLTLNRPGSSGIGQLCSVLREKSCALEKLSLHSCDLTEKMCDFISTALCNNIRLNELILSNNELTDEGVWRICQGLLEANCALKILKLSNCLLTDQSCEYLATVLSSPQSTLNELDLTGNSISQEGEQFLSSISNINLSF